The Neoarius graeffei isolate fNeoGra1 chromosome 12, fNeoGra1.pri, whole genome shotgun sequence genome window below encodes:
- the LOC132895073 gene encoding glucose-dependent insulinotropic receptor: MVTPNGIISFTVMGDDYLHNDEATSPTPFLTTPAQEPVDGVIIGWILSVESILIIFTNLLVAIALVLLIHKGGNHSWCFVLNLAIADILVGLAITSIATDAVKGHDVSMQKEGCLLRMSFVITPTAASICTMFFISLDRYVAIKVPLRYSQLMGTKMIAGVLVCLWLLSTVIGFLPKMVKTMQHSRYESVCTFFSVINPQSIIIVFCATFFPILLVFIYFYLDILKIAWNHQRRIEQTMQVNSRCLLPSRYWGHVKAFRTITVLVGCFTLCWCPFFVVSTIQVLCPPCKLYWFLENHLWLLGLTNSLINPLVYAFWQTEVRQQLCDMFACIKVTQCCIKDNTDQTMITQTRNSSDPALPGQFIFRKSATLPLAVSTCSDSV, encoded by the coding sequence ATGGTCACTCCAAATGGGATTATCTCCTTTACCGTCATGGGGGATGACTACTTGCATAATGACGAGGCGACTTCGCCTACTCCGTTCCTCACCACCCCTGCTCAGGAACCTGTAGATGGAGTCATAATCGGCTGGATTCTCAGTGTTGAATCTATTCTGATCATTTTTACCAACCTTCTGGTGGCCATCGCTTTGGTCTTGCTGATCCATAAGGGGGGCAATCATAGCTGGTGCTTTGTCTTAAACCTGGCCATCGCTGATATCCTAGTGGGTCTGGCTATTACGTCTATCGCTACTGATGCAGTTAAAGGACATGATGTCTCAATGCAGAAGGAAGGGTGCTTGCTGCGCATGTCTTTCGTTATCACTCCTACTGCTGCATCCATCTGCACCATGTTCTTCATCTCTCTGGACCGATACGTGGCCATCAAGGTGCCATTACGGTACTCGCAACTCATGGGCACCAAGATGATAgccggtgtgttggtgtgtctctGGCTGCTGTCGACAGTCATAGGATTCTTGCCCAAGATGGTAAAGACCATGCAGCACAGTCGCTATGAAAGCGTATGTACCTTCTTCTCTGTCATCAACCCTCAGAGCATCATCATAGTCTTCTGTGCCACCTTTTTCCCCATACTGTTGGTCTTCATCTACTTCTATCTAGACATCCTAAAAATCGCCTGGAACCATCAGCGGCGCATTGAGCAAACCATGCAAGTGAATTCCCGCTGCCTCCTGCCGAGTCGTTACTGGGGGCACGTCAAGGCATTTAGGACCATCACTGTACTGGTGGGTTgcttcaccctctgctggtgccCTTTCTTTGTGGTCAGCACTATACAGGTGCTGTGTCCACCATGCAAACTTTACTGGTTtttagaaaaccatctctggctgcTGGGGCTCACCAATTCCCTCATCAACCCTCTTGTTTATGCCTTCTGGCAGACCGAGGTACGACAACAACTCTGCGATATGTTTGCTTGTATTAAAGTCACTCAGTGCTGCATTAAAGATAACACAGACCAGACGATGATCACTCAAACCAGAAACTCTTCAGACCCTGCACTACCTGGTCAGTTTATTTTTAGGAAGTCTGCTACATTACCTCTCGCTGTGTCAACATGTTCGGACTCTGTGTAA